One Actinoplanes missouriensis 431 DNA segment encodes these proteins:
- a CDS encoding IS630 family transposase — MRPAHIYARMPAEQHTELITALHGPWRTATRMVIVVLSAAGWPASEIADLLHYDPATVRRWIARHQHEGLAGLPDRPRSGRPRKGSRRLGERIHRLLLTPKAWTTARLWRALGRPQLSLSTLRRRIREQARWCRPRLIAKSDPDHDQKCADIRDRIAALPAGSVVLAEDETHLDLLPRIRACWMPAGIRHRILTPGTNLRRTMHGAINLATGTWHHHVSVKNVSVVFCYFLQQLLDAYPDAPVVAVICDNGTTHHSGITKRWLTEHPRLQVIEGAKYSPQDNPVERIWAALKRKIANTAPATMADRVRQAHAFFRYRTDADNLTTTAPWTSPWLPEGYGQNLWPGA; from the coding sequence ATGCGCCCTGCGCACATCTACGCCCGGATGCCGGCCGAGCAACACACCGAACTGATTACCGCCCTGCACGGCCCGTGGCGGACGGCGACCCGCATGGTCATCGTCGTGCTGTCCGCCGCAGGCTGGCCGGCTAGCGAGATCGCCGATCTGCTGCACTACGACCCCGCCACCGTCCGGCGATGGATCGCCCGACACCAGCACGAAGGTTTGGCCGGGCTACCCGACCGGCCTCGCAGCGGACGACCCCGCAAAGGCAGCCGCCGCCTCGGCGAACGCATCCACCGGCTGCTCCTGACTCCGAAGGCCTGGACCACAGCCCGGCTCTGGCGTGCTCTGGGCCGCCCACAGCTCAGCCTGTCCACGCTGCGCCGCCGCATCCGCGAACAAGCCCGCTGGTGCCGGCCCCGGCTGATCGCCAAAAGCGACCCCGACCACGATCAGAAATGCGCGGACATCCGCGACCGCATCGCCGCCCTTCCGGCAGGGTCAGTCGTCCTCGCAGAAGACGAAACCCACCTCGACCTGCTGCCTCGCATCCGCGCCTGCTGGATGCCGGCCGGGATCCGCCACCGGATCCTGACTCCCGGCACCAACCTGCGCCGCACCATGCACGGCGCGATCAACCTGGCCACCGGCACCTGGCATCACCACGTCAGCGTCAAGAACGTCTCCGTGGTGTTCTGCTACTTCCTGCAACAACTGCTCGACGCCTACCCAGACGCACCCGTGGTGGCCGTGATCTGCGACAACGGCACCACCCACCACAGCGGCATCACGAAACGCTGGCTGACCGAACACCCACGCCTGCAGGTGATCGAAGGCGCCAAATACAGCCCTCAGGACAACCCGGTCGAACGAATCTGGGCAGCCCTGAAACGCAAGATCGCGAACACCGCACCCGCCACGATGGCCGACCGCGTCCGCCAAGCCCACGCGTTCTTTCGCTACCGCACCGACGCCGACAACCTCACCACCACAGCACCCTGGACCTCACCGTGGCTCCCCGAGGGTTACGGACAGAACCTTTGGCCAGGCGCTTAG
- a CDS encoding MFS transporter has product MRKWSPLVAVCLGTFLLLVDVTVVVVALPDIATSLGAGTDDLQWVLDGYALALAALLLGAGSLADRYGRRRTYLIGLGIFAASSVLCALAPDATTLIGARILQGAGGAAMFATTAALLNVTYHGRDRGVAFGVWGAVNGAAAAAGPIAGGLLTEHLGWHWIFLINLPVCAAAAWFTLRGVTESRAPWGGRFDIPGTVTFTLAAGAITYGLISASSSGWSAGVTVGSFVLGFAGLVLFLLAERRSDHPMLDLGLFRRAPFASLIAAAFLTQAAAFSVMPYTTVWLQQFLGHGPVDAGLLGALPMSLASLVVGVFAGRGLQRVPARWTVGGGLLLVAAGDLLQMRVSASSGGGVLIPGLILVGLGIGMVLPTLSSAVLGEVPRERSGMAGGALNAFRQLGFAFGVAVLGTVVQGRTDFAAGLDAAMLVSALLAAAGGLIVLVFCRHRTPVEAVSAPV; this is encoded by the coding sequence ATGCGCAAATGGTCACCGCTCGTTGCCGTCTGTCTCGGCACGTTTCTCCTCCTCGTCGACGTCACCGTCGTCGTGGTCGCCCTGCCGGACATCGCCACCAGCCTCGGCGCCGGCACCGACGACCTTCAATGGGTCCTCGACGGGTACGCCCTGGCGCTCGCCGCGCTGCTGCTCGGCGCCGGGTCGCTCGCCGATCGGTACGGGCGCCGCCGCACGTACCTGATCGGGCTCGGCATCTTCGCCGCCTCGTCGGTGCTCTGTGCGCTCGCGCCGGACGCCACCACCCTGATCGGCGCACGGATTTTGCAGGGTGCGGGCGGCGCGGCCATGTTCGCGACGACGGCCGCCCTGCTCAACGTGACCTATCACGGCCGTGACCGGGGTGTCGCGTTCGGTGTGTGGGGAGCCGTCAACGGCGCTGCCGCGGCGGCCGGGCCGATCGCCGGCGGGCTGCTCACCGAGCATCTCGGCTGGCACTGGATCTTCCTGATCAACCTGCCGGTCTGTGCCGCCGCCGCGTGGTTCACGCTGCGGGGCGTCACCGAGTCGCGGGCGCCGTGGGGTGGGCGGTTCGACATTCCCGGCACGGTGACGTTCACGCTGGCGGCGGGGGCCATCACGTACGGGCTGATCTCGGCCTCGTCGTCGGGCTGGAGCGCCGGGGTGACGGTGGGGTCGTTCGTGCTCGGGTTCGCCGGGCTCGTGCTGTTCCTGCTGGCCGAGCGGCGGTCCGACCACCCGATGCTGGATCTGGGGCTGTTCCGGCGGGCGCCGTTCGCGTCGCTGATCGCGGCGGCGTTCCTCACCCAGGCGGCGGCGTTCTCGGTGATGCCGTACACGACCGTCTGGCTCCAGCAGTTCCTCGGGCACGGCCCGGTCGACGCCGGTCTGCTGGGTGCGCTGCCGATGAGCCTCGCGTCGCTGGTCGTCGGTGTGTTCGCGGGGCGGGGGCTGCAGCGGGTGCCCGCTCGGTGGACGGTCGGCGGCGGTCTGCTGCTGGTCGCGGCCGGGGACCTGCTGCAGATGCGGGTGTCGGCGTCCAGCGGTGGCGGGGTGCTGATCCCGGGGCTGATCCTTGTCGGACTCGGGATCGGGATGGTGCTGCCGACGCTGTCGTCCGCGGTGCTCGGTGAGGTGCCCCGGGAGCGCAGCGGGATGGCCGGTGGGGCGTTGAACGCGTTCCGGCAGCTGGGGTTCGCGTTCGGGGTCGCGGTGCTGGGGACCGTGGTGCAGGGGCGGACCGACTTCGCGGCCGGGCTGGACGCGGCGATGCTGGTGTCGGCGCTGCTGGCGGCGGCCGGGGGCCTGATCGTGCTGGTCTTCTGCCGGCACCGCACGCCGGTCGAGGCGGTCAGCGCGCCGGTGTAG
- a CDS encoding Lrp/AsnC family transcriptional regulator yields the protein MEIDVLDRQVIYALRINGRAGYREIGAVLGVSDQTVARRYRRLRAEAGLRVVALPNPLTLGQEMWTIRLRTAPDAAVKIAEALARRRDTVWVSLTSGGTEISCSVRVPAAADWESLLLEKLPRTPRLVSVTAHCLIHQFAGGATGADRRDQPLTAEQITALTPDWQPAPTAPTGAARLTSADDRLIDALARDGRMGYTELAAATGWPESTVRRRLRDLLHAGALFCDVEIDPDALGYRGRVMLWLSVAPSRLAAAGAALASHEEIVFAAATTGPTNLNATVVCRDMAEFYRYLTEKIGSLDGVERVESAPLLRHVKQVGAIS from the coding sequence GTGGAAATCGACGTCCTGGATCGCCAGGTGATCTACGCGCTGCGGATCAACGGCAGAGCCGGCTACCGGGAGATCGGCGCGGTCCTCGGCGTCTCCGACCAGACAGTCGCGCGGCGTTACCGCAGGCTGCGCGCCGAGGCCGGCCTGCGTGTGGTGGCCCTGCCGAACCCGCTCACGCTCGGCCAGGAGATGTGGACCATCCGGCTGCGCACGGCCCCGGACGCGGCGGTCAAGATCGCCGAGGCGCTGGCGCGCCGCCGGGACACCGTCTGGGTCAGTCTGACGAGCGGCGGCACCGAGATCTCCTGCAGCGTACGGGTACCGGCCGCCGCCGACTGGGAGTCGCTGCTCCTGGAAAAACTGCCCCGCACACCCCGGCTGGTCTCGGTGACGGCCCACTGCCTGATCCACCAGTTCGCCGGCGGCGCCACCGGAGCCGACCGCCGGGACCAGCCCTTGACCGCCGAACAGATCACCGCCCTGACCCCGGACTGGCAGCCGGCCCCCACCGCGCCGACCGGCGCGGCGCGACTGACCAGCGCTGACGACCGGCTGATCGACGCGCTGGCCCGCGACGGCCGGATGGGCTACACCGAACTGGCGGCCGCTACCGGCTGGCCCGAGTCGACCGTCCGCCGGCGGCTCCGCGATCTGCTCCACGCCGGCGCCCTCTTCTGCGACGTCGAGATCGACCCGGACGCGCTCGGCTACCGCGGCCGGGTGATGCTCTGGCTGTCGGTGGCCCCGTCCCGGCTCGCAGCGGCCGGCGCCGCGCTGGCATCACACGAGGAAATCGTGTTCGCGGCCGCCACCACCGGCCCGACGAACCTCAACGCCACAGTGGTGTGCCGCGACATGGCCGAGTTCTACCGCTACCTGACCGAGAAGATCGGCTCCCTCGACGGCGTGGAGCGCGTCGAGTCAGCCCCGCTGCTGCGCCACGTGAAGCAGGTCGGCGCAATCAGTTGA
- a CDS encoding transglutaminase-like domain-containing protein: MDDATPFYRQPSRTSVLGRHRDRVLDLPADPEALGAIVRGLLIHDHTAAVQGLRFSAERMSHREAVGAGAILDNVISIDPAPLDRERPVERRMFGFCYHFALLHCALLRATGTPARIRCGFAGYFAAQRWIDHWVVEYWDGSGWTLTDPQTGRSNWSGDDFQDGVTAWKLCRDGASQPAAYGNGELWGWDELRGSLINDVGALSKVEVAGWYWCDRLRVEPLDQPHDELDQSLDSLAHLAAAAGSVDELVNCFDLYPEFRPPAGAVAR; encoded by the coding sequence ATGGACGATGCCACGCCGTTTTACCGACAGCCAAGCCGCACCTCCGTTCTCGGACGTCACCGCGACCGAGTGCTCGATCTCCCCGCCGACCCGGAGGCGCTCGGCGCGATCGTGCGCGGGCTGCTGATTCATGACCACACGGCGGCCGTCCAAGGCCTGCGGTTCTCCGCCGAGCGCATGTCGCACCGGGAAGCCGTCGGCGCCGGCGCGATCCTGGACAACGTGATCAGCATCGATCCGGCGCCCTTGGATCGTGAGCGGCCCGTCGAGCGGAGGATGTTCGGCTTCTGCTATCACTTCGCGCTGCTGCACTGCGCCCTGTTGCGCGCAACGGGCACACCGGCCCGAATCCGATGCGGCTTCGCCGGCTACTTCGCGGCGCAGCGCTGGATCGACCACTGGGTGGTCGAGTACTGGGATGGTTCCGGCTGGACGCTGACGGATCCTCAAACCGGGCGGAGCAACTGGTCCGGTGACGACTTCCAGGACGGTGTCACCGCGTGGAAACTCTGTCGCGACGGAGCTTCGCAACCGGCTGCCTACGGTAACGGCGAGCTGTGGGGCTGGGACGAGCTCAGGGGCAGTCTGATCAACGACGTTGGCGCCCTCAGCAAAGTCGAGGTCGCCGGCTGGTATTGGTGTGACCGCCTCCGGGTGGAGCCGCTCGACCAGCCGCATGATGAACTCGACCAGTCACTCGACAGCCTCGCGCATCTCGCGGCCGCCGCAGGGTCGGTCGACGAGCTGGTGAACTGCTTCGACCTGTACCCGGAGTTCCGGCCGCCGGCAGGCGCTGTCGCGCGATAG
- a CDS encoding alpha/beta fold hydrolase has product MVDARERFVTSGPLRIWTEQVGDPERPAVLMIMGQAAQSVMCPDALVERLLQRGVQVIRFDHRDTGRSSVVDFDVHPYTIGDMARDCLAVLDGHGLASAHIAGASLGGVIAQWLAVHAPDRVRSLTVMSSTPMGHDPSPARARAQAGQPADPDDLPPPAPEFLAHVAAGLPRGVESDVALFRVFNGPVRPFDEPAARAQLELALSRATDPAAAANHERAAYRDDPSLLASLTSITAPTSIVHGDCDPLLPLAHGEAVAAAIPGAVLHIVPGMGHVMTSPGLPEEVADVIRL; this is encoded by the coding sequence ATGGTGGATGCGCGCGAGCGATTCGTTACCTCTGGTCCGCTTCGGATCTGGACCGAGCAAGTCGGCGATCCGGAACGTCCCGCTGTCTTAATGATTATGGGACAGGCTGCTCAGAGCGTCATGTGCCCGGACGCGCTGGTGGAGCGGCTTCTCCAGCGAGGGGTCCAGGTGATCCGTTTCGATCATCGGGACACCGGCCGGTCGAGTGTTGTGGACTTCGATGTTCACCCGTACACGATCGGAGACATGGCCCGTGACTGCCTCGCCGTGCTGGATGGTCACGGGCTGGCTTCCGCCCACATCGCCGGGGCCTCCCTGGGCGGGGTGATCGCACAGTGGCTGGCCGTGCACGCGCCGGATCGGGTCCGGTCTCTGACGGTGATGTCCAGTACGCCGATGGGGCACGATCCGAGCCCCGCACGCGCGCGGGCGCAGGCCGGTCAGCCGGCCGACCCGGATGATCTGCCGCCGCCGGCGCCGGAGTTCCTCGCGCATGTGGCCGCCGGGCTGCCTCGCGGCGTGGAGTCCGATGTGGCGTTGTTCCGGGTCTTCAACGGGCCGGTCCGCCCGTTCGACGAGCCGGCCGCTCGGGCGCAGCTGGAGCTGGCACTGTCCCGGGCGACCGACCCGGCGGCTGCCGCGAACCATGAGCGGGCGGCGTACCGGGACGACCCCAGCCTGCTCGCCTCGCTGACGTCGATCACCGCGCCGACCTCGATCGTGCACGGCGACTGTGATCCGCTGCTGCCGCTTGCGCACGGCGAGGCGGTGGCAGCCGCGATTCCGGGTGCTGTGTTGCACATCGTGCCCGGGATGGGTCACGTCATGACGTCACCCGGCCTGCCCGAGGAAGTCGCCGACGTGATCCGGCTGTGA
- a CDS encoding TetR/AcrR family transcriptional regulator, protein MDAAIRVIARHGVAGTTHRLIAAEADVPLGSLTYHFTGLDDLRAQAFRKHAERMSVTYAAHFDEVTTHEQLIDAVTRLISGDAGADQDDWAFAYELYLAALRDPALRDVTETWMRTSRSVLERFVDPVTARGVDALIEGLVMHKILATTPVPVEEIRAIVARVLTR, encoded by the coding sequence GTGGACGCCGCGATCCGGGTGATCGCCCGGCACGGCGTCGCCGGCACCACCCACCGGCTGATCGCGGCCGAGGCCGACGTGCCGCTGGGCTCGCTCACCTACCACTTCACCGGGCTCGACGACCTGCGCGCCCAGGCGTTCCGCAAGCACGCCGAGCGGATGTCGGTGACCTACGCGGCCCACTTCGACGAGGTGACCACGCACGAGCAGCTGATCGACGCGGTCACCCGGCTGATCTCCGGCGACGCGGGCGCCGACCAGGACGACTGGGCGTTCGCCTACGAGCTCTACCTGGCGGCCCTGCGTGACCCGGCCCTGCGGGACGTCACCGAGACCTGGATGCGCACCAGCCGGTCGGTGCTGGAACGCTTCGTCGACCCGGTGACGGCCCGCGGGGTGGACGCGCTGATCGAGGGCCTGGTGATGCACAAGATCCTGGCGACGACCCCGGTCCCGGTCGAGGAGATCCGCGCGATAGTGGCCCGGGTCCTGACCCGCTGA